The uncultured Desulfuromonas sp. genome has a segment encoding these proteins:
- a CDS encoding D-alanine--D-alanine ligase produces MKDKQQRIGVIMGGTSAEREVSLRTGAAIVKALESCGYMVVAIDADKTLPARVVEEQIDVAFLAVHGRYGEDGTIQGMLELMQIPYTGSGVLASALAIDKAVTKRMVAQDGVTTPPATLVDEQCDVDAFITQCGHFPQVVKPVREGSTLGIAIAKDAAELKQAIEQARRYDRRVLVEEYIDGREVTVSVMNGRALSIIEVVPDSGFYDYTAKYTAGKTRYLVPAPLPEQQYQAIQQAAVASYVSLGCRGAARVDFMVTDDDFYFLEVNTIPGMTETSLLPKAAADCGMDFAQLVEEILDDASLDR; encoded by the coding sequence ATGAAGGATAAGCAGCAGCGGATCGGTGTGATCATGGGCGGCACGTCAGCGGAACGCGAGGTGTCGTTGCGAACCGGGGCGGCCATTGTCAAGGCTCTGGAGAGCTGTGGCTATATGGTGGTGGCGATTGATGCCGACAAAACCCTGCCGGCGCGAGTTGTCGAAGAACAGATTGACGTGGCGTTTCTGGCCGTGCATGGCCGCTACGGTGAAGACGGCACCATCCAGGGGATGTTGGAGCTGATGCAGATTCCCTACACCGGCAGCGGTGTGCTGGCGTCGGCTCTGGCTATTGATAAAGCGGTAACCAAGCGCATGGTTGCCCAGGACGGTGTGACGACACCACCGGCAACCCTGGTGGATGAACAGTGTGATGTTGACGCCTTTATCACGCAGTGTGGGCATTTCCCGCAGGTGGTCAAGCCGGTGCGCGAGGGCTCAACTCTGGGCATCGCCATTGCCAAAGACGCCGCCGAATTGAAACAGGCCATTGAACAAGCGCGGCGCTATGACCGGCGGGTGCTGGTTGAAGAGTATATTGACGGCCGCGAAGTGACGGTGTCGGTGATGAACGGCCGTGCCCTGTCGATCATCGAGGTGGTGCCGGACTCCGGTTTTTATGACTATACCGCCAAATATACCGCCGGAAAGACCCGCTATCTGGTCCCGGCACCGTTGCCGGAGCAACAGTATCAGGCCATTCAGCAGGCGGCTGTGGCGAGTTATGTCAGCTTGGGCTGCCGTGGTGCGGCACGGGTCGATTTTATGGTCACCGACGATGATTTTTATTTTCTTGAAGTCAATACCATCCCGGGAATGACGGAAACAAGCCTGTTGCCCAAGGCGGCAGCGGATTGCGGTATGGATTTTGCACAACTGGTAGAGGAAATTCTCGACGACGCGTCTCTGGACCGCTAA
- the murF gene encoding UDP-N-acetylmuramoyl-tripeptide--D-alanyl-D-alanine ligase — MNLTSDQVAAIVGGRRLAAATDPLISGLSTDSRTLQSGDLFVPLKGPNYDGHDYLRQAVEHGAAACLSEEVVGGLPVPVIQVADTLQALGELARAIRSGFDGPVLAITGTTGKTSTKEMLASILAQSSDGLKTEGNFNNLIGLPLTLARLSEDHRWMVLELGMSQHGEIERLTQIAQPDVALITNVGAGHLAGVGNIDGVARAKGELFSGLNAGATAVVNRDDALIAALPIADGVRVIDFSLQGDAMVRATSIRTGQHACFELHVGAEQVTVELPLPGRHQVYNALAAAAAAYAVGCSLQQIAAGLGCVKMAAGRLEVRTLPQGATVLDDSYNANPQSMQAALSVLGDWPCRGAKIAVLGDMLELGDVSEECHEELGRLAAQRADQVLCYGDWAAAVLKGVVEQGGQGVICTSHDEIVAWLERQICEDDCILVKGSRGMRMEKVVHALLAQDESNE, encoded by the coding sequence ATGAATCTGACCAGTGATCAGGTTGCCGCCATTGTCGGCGGCCGACGCCTTGCCGCGGCCACGGATCCACTGATCAGTGGTCTGTCCACCGACAGCCGGACCCTGCAGTCCGGGGATCTTTTTGTCCCTCTTAAAGGCCCCAATTACGACGGCCACGATTATCTGCGTCAGGCCGTCGAGCACGGTGCCGCGGCCTGTTTGAGTGAAGAAGTGGTCGGCGGGCTTCCCGTCCCCGTGATCCAGGTGGCGGATACGCTGCAGGCGCTTGGCGAACTGGCGCGGGCGATTCGCAGCGGTTTTGATGGTCCGGTGCTGGCGATTACCGGCACCACGGGTAAAACCTCCACCAAAGAGATGCTGGCATCCATACTGGCTCAGAGCAGTGACGGCCTGAAGACCGAGGGCAACTTCAACAACCTCATCGGTCTGCCCCTGACCCTGGCGCGACTCAGCGAGGATCATCGCTGGATGGTGCTGGAACTGGGCATGAGTCAGCATGGTGAAATCGAACGCCTGACCCAGATCGCCCAGCCGGATGTGGCCCTGATCACCAATGTCGGTGCCGGGCATCTGGCCGGTGTCGGCAATATCGACGGGGTGGCGCGCGCCAAAGGAGAGCTGTTTTCCGGTCTGAACGCCGGGGCCACCGCCGTGGTCAATCGTGATGATGCCCTGATTGCCGCATTGCCGATTGCAGACGGTGTTCGAGTGATCGATTTTTCATTACAGGGCGACGCCATGGTCCGGGCAACGTCCATTCGCACGGGTCAACACGCCTGTTTTGAGCTGCATGTCGGCGCAGAGCAGGTGACGGTGGAATTACCTTTACCCGGCCGCCATCAAGTCTATAATGCTCTGGCCGCTGCGGCCGCCGCTTACGCCGTGGGCTGCTCTCTACAGCAGATTGCCGCCGGCCTCGGCTGTGTCAAAATGGCCGCCGGACGTCTCGAAGTGCGTACCTTGCCCCAGGGGGCAACGGTGCTGGACGACAGCTATAATGCCAATCCGCAATCCATGCAGGCGGCCCTGAGCGTGTTGGGCGACTGGCCGTGTCGGGGCGCGAAGATCGCCGTACTCGGCGATATGCTGGAATTGGGCGACGTGTCTGAAGAGTGTCACGAAGAACTGGGCCGTCTGGCCGCACAGCGGGCCGATCAGGTGTTGTGCTACGGCGATTGGGCCGCTGCTGTGCTCAAAGGCGTTGTTGAACAGGGCGGTCAAGGGGTCATCTGCACCAGCCATGATGAGATCGTCGCCTGGCTGGAGCGACAGATTTGTGAAGACGATTGCATTCTGGTTAAAGGATCGCGGGGAATGCGCATGGAGAAAGTCGTCCATGCACTGCTGGCTCAAGACGAGTCAAACGAATAA
- a CDS encoding FtsQ-type POTRA domain-containing protein, translating to MRDLKPAKGKRARENVRVRPAREWKKLFTRLLHGILILCCTVLIVSGATLLMNLVSNSDHFRVETIDVVGNRKLTDQDVIDLSDIRQGVRTFDLDLEIIGQKLAENDWIQHAVVERKLPRGIVIRLRERETVFIINLDYLFYVDRSGEIFKVLRAGDPLNYPLVSGMDRQQLLDEPDKSRQQLQQVASLIEQLQQREVFNLREVSQIKIDANEGLILYTSLYGVPVKIGWKEYPGKLDRLEKIYPELKLRLARLSYINLNVPDKVIVKKVTGQTTL from the coding sequence ATGCGGGATTTGAAGCCAGCCAAAGGCAAGCGCGCCAGAGAAAATGTTCGAGTTCGACCGGCGCGGGAATGGAAAAAGCTGTTTACCCGCCTGTTGCATGGGATTCTGATCCTGTGTTGCACGGTGTTGATCGTCAGTGGCGCCACCTTGCTGATGAACCTGGTCAGTAACTCAGACCATTTTCGGGTGGAAACCATTGACGTGGTCGGCAATCGCAAGCTGACCGATCAGGATGTCATCGATCTGTCGGATATTCGACAGGGCGTGAGAACTTTTGACTTGGATCTGGAGATCATCGGCCAGAAACTGGCTGAAAACGACTGGATTCAGCATGCAGTGGTTGAACGAAAGCTGCCCCGTGGCATTGTCATACGGCTGCGGGAACGCGAAACGGTTTTTATCATCAACCTCGACTATCTGTTTTATGTCGATCGCAGCGGCGAGATCTTTAAAGTGCTGCGGGCCGGTGATCCACTGAATTATCCGCTGGTCTCCGGCATGGATCGCCAGCAACTGCTCGATGAACCGGATAAGAGCCGTCAGCAGTTGCAGCAGGTCGCGAGTCTGATTGAGCAGCTGCAGCAACGCGAAGTTTTCAATTTGCGCGAGGTGTCGCAGATCAAGATTGATGCAAACGAAGGGTTGATTCTCTACACCAGCCTGTATGGGGTGCCGGTCAAAATTGGCTGGAAAGAATACCCCGGAAAACTGGATCGGCTGGAAAAAATTTATCCGGAACTGAAACTACGCCTGGCACGGTTGAGCTACATCAACCTGAATGTTCCGGACAAAGTCATCGTCAAAAAGGTGACTGGCCAGACGACTTTATGA
- the ftsW gene encoding putative lipid II flippase FtsW encodes MVKREYDNTILILTVALACFGVMMVYSASSMMALKVHGDGFYFLKRQGVFALLGFAALAITMRIDYHWWRKLAVPLLLVCTLLLAAVFIPGVGAKAGGAYRWIRMPGFTFQPSEAAKLALIFYLAHSATKKEDRLKDFRYGFVPYMVVLLMLIGLMLAQRDLGGSATMAAVTGSMLLVAGTRWRYLVSSVIVAMPTLVYFIMQEEYRRKRIMAFWDPWQDPYDTGFQVIQSQMGFGLGGLMGQGLGEGKQKLFYLPEAHTDFIFSIIGEEMGYVTVALIITMYLVVVLLGLRVAYQAPDGFGRLTAFGISILFGLQAFANMGVAMSMLPNKGLALPLISYGGTSLLCTLFSIGVLLNISSQTVRSPS; translated from the coding sequence ATGGTCAAGCGCGAGTATGACAACACGATCCTGATTCTTACCGTGGCCCTGGCCTGTTTCGGGGTGATGATGGTGTATTCGGCCTCGTCAATGATGGCGCTTAAGGTCCACGGCGACGGATTTTACTTTCTCAAACGGCAGGGCGTGTTTGCCCTGTTGGGTTTTGCCGCCCTGGCCATCACCATGCGCATTGATTATCACTGGTGGCGTAAGCTGGCCGTGCCGTTGCTGCTGGTGTGTACGCTGTTGCTGGCGGCGGTGTTTATCCCCGGCGTCGGGGCGAAAGCCGGTGGCGCCTATCGCTGGATTCGCATGCCGGGGTTCACGTTTCAGCCGTCGGAAGCGGCCAAACTGGCACTGATTTTTTATCTGGCGCATTCGGCGACCAAGAAGGAAGACCGGCTCAAGGATTTTCGCTACGGTTTTGTCCCCTACATGGTGGTGCTGCTGATGCTGATCGGCCTGATGCTGGCTCAGCGCGACCTGGGTGGTTCGGCCACCATGGCCGCGGTGACCGGCAGCATGTTGTTGGTGGCGGGAACGCGCTGGCGGTATCTGGTGTCCAGCGTCATCGTCGCCATGCCGACCTTGGTGTATTTCATCATGCAGGAGGAGTATCGCCGCAAACGGATTATGGCGTTCTGGGACCCGTGGCAGGATCCGTACGATACCGGTTTTCAGGTCATTCAAAGCCAGATGGGCTTCGGCCTTGGCGGTTTGATGGGCCAGGGCCTCGGTGAAGGCAAACAGAAGCTGTTTTACCTGCCAGAAGCCCATACCGACTTTATCTTCTCCATTATCGGTGAGGAGATGGGCTATGTCACCGTGGCGCTGATCATCACCATGTATCTGGTCGTGGTCCTGCTCGGTTTGCGGGTGGCGTATCAGGCTCCCGACGGTTTTGGCCGTCTGACCGCCTTCGGCATCAGTATTCTGTTCGGCCTGCAGGCGTTTGCCAATATGGGTGTGGCCATGTCGATGTTGCCCAATAAAGGACTGGCCTTGCCATTGATCTCCTATGGCGGCACCAGTTTATTGTGTACGTTGTTTTCCATCGGCGTGCTGTTGAATATTTCCAGCCAGACGGTAAGGAGTCCATCATGA
- the murC gene encoding UDP-N-acetylmuramate--L-alanine ligase gives MYGKIKRIHFVGIGGIGMSGIAEVLLNLGYEVSGSDLRASELTRRLESLGGRVCYGHAAENVQEAQVVVTSTAVSADNPEVVEAHRLLVPVIPRAEMLAELMRLKYGIAVAGTHGKTTTTSMVATLLSHGGIDPTAVVGGRLNALGSNAKLGQGEFMVVEADESDGSFLKLSPTIAVVTNIDEDHLDYYSGMDEIRGVFLDFINKIPFYGLAVLCLDDANIQTLLPQVQKRYVTYGLTPQADFSATEIEHRAGGTEFTVHYRQERLGRIRLEMPGRHNVLNALASLAVARELDVPMKTICEGFESFAGVQRRFQIKLDDEVMVVDDYGHHPAEIKATLSAARNGWDRRVVVIFQPHRYSRTQALFDEFVTAFYQADVLLVMDVYAAGEAPIDGVCGEDLAKAIGGHGHRQVTYCNSEEAVMEQVLEVLKPDDIVITLGAGSVWKVGETLIEHLTRV, from the coding sequence ATGTACGGAAAAATTAAACGAATTCATTTTGTCGGAATCGGTGGTATCGGCATGAGCGGGATTGCCGAGGTGTTGCTTAACCTGGGCTATGAGGTGTCCGGTTCGGATCTGCGCGCCAGCGAACTGACCCGGCGTCTGGAGTCTCTCGGTGGCCGGGTGTGCTACGGCCATGCGGCGGAGAACGTTCAGGAAGCTCAGGTGGTGGTGACCAGTACCGCGGTGTCCGCGGACAACCCGGAAGTGGTGGAAGCGCATCGTCTGCTGGTGCCGGTGATTCCGCGCGCCGAGATGCTTGCCGAGCTGATGCGCCTCAAATACGGCATTGCCGTGGCCGGGACCCATGGCAAAACCACCACCACCAGCATGGTGGCAACCCTGTTGTCTCATGGCGGTATTGACCCGACCGCCGTGGTCGGTGGCCGACTGAACGCTCTGGGCTCCAATGCCAAGCTCGGTCAAGGCGAGTTCATGGTGGTTGAGGCCGATGAATCCGACGGCTCCTTTCTCAAACTGTCGCCGACCATCGCCGTGGTGACCAATATTGATGAGGACCATCTTGATTACTATTCCGGCATGGACGAGATTCGCGGCGTGTTTCTCGATTTTATCAACAAGATTCCGTTTTACGGCCTGGCGGTGTTATGTCTCGACGATGCCAACATTCAGACGTTGTTACCCCAGGTGCAGAAACGTTATGTCACCTACGGATTGACACCGCAGGCGGATTTTAGCGCCACGGAGATTGAACACCGCGCCGGCGGCACGGAATTTACCGTCCATTACCGCCAGGAAAGACTCGGTCGCATCCGTCTCGAAATGCCCGGCCGTCATAATGTGCTCAATGCCTTAGCCTCCCTGGCGGTTGCCCGTGAGCTGGATGTGCCGATGAAAACCATTTGCGAAGGCTTCGAGTCGTTTGCCGGTGTGCAGCGGCGTTTCCAGATCAAACTGGATGACGAGGTGATGGTGGTAGACGATTACGGCCATCATCCGGCCGAAATCAAGGCGACGTTGTCCGCGGCCCGCAACGGCTGGGATCGCCGGGTGGTGGTGATTTTTCAACCGCATCGCTACAGCCGCACCCAGGCGTTGTTTGACGAATTTGTCACGGCTTTTTACCAGGCGGATGTGTTGCTGGTGATGGATGTCTATGCGGCCGGTGAAGCACCGATTGACGGCGTGTGTGGTGAAGACCTGGCCAAGGCGATCGGCGGTCACGGTCATCGCCAGGTCACCTACTGCAACAGTGAAGAGGCTGTGATGGAACAGGTGCTGGAGGTGCTCAAGCCGGATGATATTGTCATCACGCTTGGCGCCGGTTCGGTGTGGAAAGTGGGTGAAACTCTGATCGAGCATCTGACGCGCGTATGA
- the mraY gene encoding phospho-N-acetylmuramoyl-pentapeptide-transferase, with the protein MLYHLLYPLHTEFSALYVFRFITFRTIYATITALVLSFLLGPWVIERLSSLQIGQTIRKVGPESHFKKEGTPTMGGTLILIAIVLPTLLWADLRNGYVWVALLVTVGYGAIGFVDDYKKVKLKSSDGLSARHKMIGQIFIAALAGYLLFTVTPFEPVLTVPFFKGFQPDIGLFYIPLILLVVVGSGNAVNLTDGLDGLAIGPMISASTAYLLFAYLAGNAKLSSYLQIGGVPGAGELSIMCGAMVGAGLGFLWFNTYPAQVFMGDVGSLSLGGALGIIAIIVKQELVLVIVGGIFVVEALSVIVQVMSFRLLGRRVFRMAPIHHHFELKGWPEPKIIVRFWIISIVLALVALSTLKLR; encoded by the coding sequence ATGCTGTACCATCTGCTTTATCCGTTACATACGGAGTTTTCCGCGCTCTATGTGTTTCGCTTTATCACCTTTCGCACCATCTATGCGACCATCACCGCCCTGGTGCTGTCATTTTTACTCGGTCCGTGGGTGATTGAACGGTTGAGTTCGTTGCAGATCGGTCAGACCATCCGCAAGGTTGGCCCGGAATCGCACTTTAAAAAAGAGGGAACGCCCACCATGGGCGGCACCCTGATTTTGATTGCCATTGTGTTGCCCACCCTGCTATGGGCGGATCTGCGTAATGGCTATGTGTGGGTGGCGTTGCTGGTCACGGTCGGCTATGGCGCCATCGGTTTTGTCGATGACTATAAAAAAGTCAAATTGAAGAGCAGTGATGGTCTGTCGGCGCGACACAAGATGATCGGCCAGATTTTCATTGCCGCGTTGGCCGGTTATCTGCTGTTTACGGTGACACCGTTTGAACCGGTGTTGACCGTGCCGTTCTTTAAGGGGTTTCAGCCGGATATCGGGCTGTTTTATATTCCGTTGATTCTGCTGGTGGTGGTCGGCAGCGGCAACGCCGTCAACCTGACCGATGGCCTCGATGGACTGGCCATCGGCCCGATGATCAGCGCGTCAACCGCCTATCTGTTGTTTGCTTATCTGGCCGGTAACGCCAAACTGTCGTCCTATCTGCAGATCGGCGGTGTTCCCGGTGCCGGGGAACTGTCGATTATGTGCGGTGCCATGGTCGGTGCCGGATTGGGCTTTCTGTGGTTCAATACCTATCCGGCTCAGGTGTTCATGGGCGATGTCGGCAGCCTGTCGCTGGGTGGGGCGCTGGGCATCATTGCCATCATCGTCAAGCAGGAGCTGGTTTTGGTGATTGTCGGCGGTATCTTCGTGGTTGAAGCGCTGTCGGTCATTGTTCAGGTGATGTCGTTCCGTCTGCTGGGGCGACGGGTGTTTCGTATGGCACCGATCCATCACCATTTTGAGCTCAAGGGCTGGCCGGAACCGAAGATCATCGTTCGCTTCTGGATCATCAGTATCGTCTTGGCCCTGGTGGCCCTGTCGACGTTGAAGCTGAGATAG
- the murG gene encoding undecaprenyldiphospho-muramoylpentapeptide beta-N-acetylglucosaminyltransferase, whose amino-acid sequence MNILIAGGGTGGHVFPALAIARRAVELDATNEILFVGTRQGIEARVVEPAGFDIDYVDFSGFAGKRVWQKARVLAKLVSSTREALEILGDFNADVVVGVGGYASLPMLVAAGLKRIPVVLHEQNAWPGLANRLAARWAKRVCLSMADVAKHFHGRPVVLTGNPVRQELFSCRPWRGDQPSLLIFGGSQGAQAINQAVLDALPLLKQALPELTIVHQTGEAALPDMVAGYNDRGFDRVTLLPFIDDMAAAYRDSQLVLCRSGATTVAELAACGRPALLVPFPQAAADHQTCNARVLAERDAAVLLPQDQLTPERLADELIRLFGDPQRLAEMGRQAKMLAAKGAADLILNECRHVARKRTK is encoded by the coding sequence ATGAACATTCTGATTGCCGGGGGCGGCACCGGCGGCCATGTGTTTCCGGCGTTGGCCATTGCCCGGCGGGCCGTGGAGCTGGATGCGACTAATGAGATTCTGTTTGTCGGTACCCGTCAGGGCATTGAGGCCCGGGTGGTGGAACCGGCTGGCTTTGATATCGACTATGTTGATTTCAGTGGCTTCGCCGGCAAACGCGTCTGGCAAAAAGCGCGAGTCCTGGCCAAGCTGGTGTCGAGTACCCGGGAAGCTTTGGAGATTTTAGGCGATTTCAACGCCGATGTGGTGGTCGGTGTTGGCGGCTATGCCTCGTTACCTATGCTGGTGGCCGCGGGATTGAAACGGATTCCGGTGGTGCTCCACGAGCAGAACGCCTGGCCGGGGTTGGCCAATCGTCTGGCCGCACGCTGGGCCAAACGGGTGTGCCTGTCGATGGCCGATGTGGCTAAACACTTTCACGGTCGTCCGGTGGTGTTAACCGGCAATCCGGTGCGTCAGGAACTGTTCTCTTGTCGGCCGTGGCGTGGCGACCAGCCCAGTCTGTTGATCTTCGGCGGTAGTCAGGGCGCCCAAGCCATCAATCAGGCGGTTCTCGATGCCTTGCCGTTACTCAAGCAGGCGCTGCCAGAGTTGACCATTGTTCACCAGACCGGCGAAGCGGCCTTACCCGATATGGTGGCCGGTTATAATGATCGCGGCTTTGACCGGGTGACGTTGTTGCCGTTTATCGACGATATGGCCGCGGCCTATCGCGACAGTCAACTGGTGCTGTGTCGTTCCGGGGCCACCACCGTGGCGGAATTGGCCGCCTGCGGGCGTCCGGCGCTGCTGGTGCCTTTTCCTCAGGCGGCCGCGGATCATCAGACCTGCAATGCCCGAGTGCTTGCCGAGCGCGATGCGGCGGTGTTGCTGCCTCAGGATCAGTTGACGCCTGAGCGCCTGGCCGATGAACTGATCCGCCTGTTTGGCGATCCGCAACGTCTGGCCGAGATGGGCCGTCAGGCAAAAATGCTTGCGGCCAAAGGCGCTGCCGATCTGATCCTTAACGAGTGTCGTCACGTGGCACGGAAACGGACGAAATAA
- the murD gene encoding UDP-N-acetylmuramoyl-L-alanine--D-glutamate ligase encodes MTNVAGKRIVVVGAGLSGLAVCRHAISVGADVTLSDRRSAEQIPGLAELDERVQRDLGGHDAALFQQADLIVVSPGVPLTVPVLAAAIDRGTPVWGEVEYAFRQLTAPVIAITGTNGKSTTTELIGAMLRGCGKRVFVGGNIGVPLIEAAGQDVDYVVVELSSFQLETIDRFHPRYALMLNVSVDHLDRYPDMAAYVAAKQAIFRNHAADDVAVVNGEDRQVMAMAAELDCRVMPFSSQRLLDEGISFAQGLIHWRHGDEQHCFNTDELHLSGLHNIENVMAALVPVLMEGCDPQQAWQAACQFTGLPHRMVLVRTLDGVRWYNDSKGTNLGSVEKSVGGLAAPVTLIAGGKDKGGDYREIRSALQGRVTALVLIGQAADLMEQAWGDLCPVYRAESMEQAVAKAQEVTPSPGQVVLSPGCSSFDMFKSFEERGERFSEAVLALHGNE; translated from the coding sequence ATGACGAACGTAGCCGGAAAACGCATTGTGGTGGTGGGCGCCGGTCTGAGCGGATTGGCTGTGTGCCGCCATGCCATTTCTGTTGGCGCTGACGTGACGTTGAGTGATCGGCGCAGTGCCGAGCAGATTCCCGGTCTTGCTGAACTGGATGAGCGGGTGCAGCGTGATCTCGGTGGCCACGATGCCGCCCTGTTTCAACAGGCGGATCTGATTGTCGTCAGTCCGGGCGTGCCGTTGACGGTTCCGGTGCTGGCCGCAGCGATTGACCGCGGTACGCCGGTGTGGGGCGAGGTGGAATACGCTTTTCGCCAGCTGACGGCTCCGGTGATCGCCATCACCGGTACCAATGGGAAGTCGACCACCACGGAGTTAATCGGCGCCATGTTGCGTGGCTGCGGTAAGCGGGTGTTTGTCGGCGGCAACATCGGTGTGCCGCTGATTGAGGCCGCAGGGCAGGATGTCGATTATGTGGTCGTGGAGCTGTCGTCGTTTCAGTTGGAAACCATTGACCGGTTCCATCCGCGCTATGCGTTGATGCTCAATGTGTCGGTGGACCATCTCGACCGTTATCCGGATATGGCGGCCTATGTGGCGGCAAAACAGGCGATTTTTCGCAATCACGCCGCGGATGATGTCGCGGTCGTTAATGGCGAGGACCGTCAGGTGATGGCCATGGCTGCGGAACTTGACTGCCGCGTGATGCCGTTCTCCTCGCAGCGGCTGTTGGACGAGGGCATCAGCTTCGCTCAGGGGCTGATCCACTGGCGTCATGGTGACGAACAGCACTGTTTCAACACGGACGAACTCCATTTGTCGGGGCTGCACAATATTGAAAATGTCATGGCCGCTCTGGTGCCGGTCCTGATGGAAGGCTGTGATCCTCAACAGGCCTGGCAGGCGGCCTGTCAATTTACCGGTCTGCCTCATCGCATGGTGCTGGTTCGCACCCTTGATGGTGTGCGCTGGTATAACGATTCCAAAGGCACCAACCTCGGCAGCGTCGAAAAGAGTGTCGGTGGGCTGGCCGCCCCGGTGACCCTGATTGCCGGCGGCAAAGATAAAGGCGGTGATTACCGGGAGATCCGTTCCGCTCTGCAGGGCCGGGTCACGGCGCTGGTGTTGATCGGTCAGGCCGCCGATCTGATGGAACAGGCATGGGGCGATCTGTGCCCGGTCTATCGGGCCGAGTCCATGGAACAGGCGGTCGCTAAAGCCCAAGAGGTGACGCCGTCACCGGGACAGGTGGTGTTGTCGCCCGGCTGTTCAAGTTTTGACATGTTTAAAAGTTTTGAAGAGCGTGGTGAGCGATTCAGTGAGGCGGTTCTGGCTCTGCATGGGAACGAGTGA
- the murB gene encoding UDP-N-acetylmuramate dehydrogenase, which yields MNDAWRRTLRQRFDGDCLFDEPLAPLTTWKVGGPAQCLVRPRHVEDLHVLSEVIQAEGLPWWILGGGSNVLISDLGLAGVVIQLSHMARVEEQGNQRLVVGGGCSLTELIRLSVDQGLGGIEALAGIPGTVGGAVSGNAGAADQQIGQRVVEALVWTPLENNGVRSWSAEQCDFDYRHSALIPDHVVVEVTLQFDRGPVDVLRARRAEVLAHRRQAHNVGGANAGSVFRNPPQQQAWRLIDDSGMRGVQVGQAQVSPQHANFIVNTGGASADEIYQLIHKVQDAVVRHHGVTLQPEVRLLGSFGEMNEG from the coding sequence ATGAATGACGCCTGGCGCAGAACGTTACGGCAGCGCTTTGACGGTGACTGCCTGTTTGATGAACCCCTGGCGCCATTGACCACCTGGAAGGTGGGTGGCCCGGCACAATGCCTGGTGCGACCACGTCATGTGGAGGACCTGCACGTGCTTTCCGAGGTGATTCAAGCGGAAGGGCTGCCCTGGTGGATCCTCGGGGGTGGCAGTAACGTGCTGATTTCAGATCTGGGCCTGGCGGGGGTGGTGATTCAACTCTCACACATGGCCCGGGTTGAAGAGCAGGGCAACCAGCGTCTGGTGGTCGGCGGCGGATGCTCGCTGACGGAACTGATACGGCTCAGCGTCGATCAGGGACTCGGCGGCATCGAAGCCTTGGCCGGCATCCCCGGCACCGTCGGTGGCGCCGTGTCGGGCAATGCCGGTGCGGCGGATCAACAGATCGGCCAGCGTGTTGTTGAGGCTCTGGTGTGGACGCCGCTGGAGAATAATGGCGTCAGGAGCTGGTCGGCAGAGCAGTGTGATTTTGACTACCGCCACAGTGCCTTGATCCCGGATCATGTGGTGGTCGAGGTCACCTTGCAGTTCGATCGCGGTCCTGTGGATGTCTTACGTGCCCGCCGTGCCGAGGTGTTGGCCCATCGTCGGCAGGCGCACAATGTCGGCGGAGCCAATGCCGGATCGGTCTTTCGTAATCCGCCACAGCAACAGGCCTGGCGGCTGATCGATGACAGCGGCATGCGCGGTGTTCAGGTGGGACAAGCGCAAGTTTCACCGCAACATGCCAATTTTATTGTAAATACCGGCGGGGCAAGCGCCGATGAGATTTATCAATTGATCCACAAGGTGCAAGATGCGGTGGTTCGACACCATGGTGTGACGCTGCAACCGGAAGTGCGCCTGCTGGGATCGTTTGGAGAGATGAATGAAGGATAA